A stretch of Fundicoccus culcitae DNA encodes these proteins:
- the gatA gene encoding Asp-tRNA(Asn)/Glu-tRNA(Gln) amidotransferase subunit GatA, translated as MSHYPETIKGMKDGLAQGTFTSVDLVKAAFEKIAATDEHIGAYLRLNEEKALEAAQQADERGYGPDAPLLNGIPVAVKDNILTENLVTTAASKMLENFIPTYDATVVSKLKAAGAVIVGKVNMDEFAMGSTTERSAFKITHNPWNLDRVPGGSSGGSAATVAARQVPASLGTDTGGSIRQPAAFNGIVGLKPTYGLVSRYGVVAFGSSFDQVGPMTLTVEDNALLLEAIAGHDAHDSTSLADQPSSFSEKIGQSIAGMKIAFPKEFKSDFVSKDIRDAVQTAADFFESKGAIIEEVSLPHTQYGTNVYYIIASSEASSNLQRFDGIRYGYRSKDATNLEEIYVNSRSEGFGSEVKNRIMLGTYSLSAGSFDLYYKKAAQVRTLIIQDFKKIFADYDIILGPTTTSTAYEIGGKIDNPIEMYVADILTVTANIAGIPAISIPVGFDGDGMPIGLQMHANSLNEATLYQIASIYEAEHDFHLQKPSLKEGN; from the coding sequence ATGAGTCATTATCCAGAAACAATCAAAGGCATGAAAGATGGCTTAGCGCAAGGGACATTTACTTCGGTTGATTTAGTCAAAGCGGCTTTTGAAAAAATAGCAGCAACTGATGAACACATCGGTGCTTACTTACGTTTAAATGAAGAAAAAGCACTGGAAGCAGCTCAACAAGCCGATGAGCGTGGTTATGGCCCTGATGCGCCTTTATTAAATGGGATTCCCGTCGCTGTTAAAGATAATATTTTAACTGAAAATTTAGTTACGACTGCAGCCAGTAAAATGTTGGAAAATTTCATCCCAACCTATGATGCGACGGTTGTCTCAAAATTGAAAGCAGCGGGTGCTGTCATTGTTGGTAAAGTAAATATGGATGAATTTGCTATGGGTTCAACCACAGAACGTTCGGCCTTTAAAATCACCCATAACCCATGGAACTTAGACCGTGTCCCCGGCGGCTCTTCAGGCGGATCCGCTGCGACCGTTGCGGCTCGTCAAGTGCCAGCTTCTTTAGGAACAGATACTGGTGGAAGTATTCGACAACCGGCAGCCTTTAACGGCATTGTCGGTTTAAAACCTACCTATGGTCTGGTTTCTCGATATGGTGTTGTCGCTTTTGGATCTAGTTTTGATCAAGTTGGTCCGATGACCTTAACCGTTGAAGACAATGCTTTATTATTAGAAGCTATTGCTGGTCATGATGCCCATGATTCTACCAGTCTAGCTGATCAACCAAGCTCTTTTTCAGAAAAAATAGGTCAATCCATTGCAGGCATGAAGATTGCTTTTCCAAAAGAATTTAAATCAGATTTTGTCAGTAAAGATATTCGTGACGCTGTTCAAACAGCTGCTGATTTTTTTGAGTCAAAAGGCGCTATTATTGAAGAAGTATCTTTACCGCATACCCAATATGGAACAAATGTCTATTATATTATCGCTTCATCGGAAGCATCCTCTAATTTACAACGTTTTGATGGTATTCGCTATGGCTATCGTTCTAAGGATGCCACCAACTTGGAAGAAATTTATGTGAATTCACGGAGTGAAGGTTTTGGATCGGAAGTGAAAAACCGGATTATGTTAGGAACATATAGTTTGAGTGCCGGTTCATTTGATTTATATTATAAAAAAGCAGCTCAAGTTAGAACCTTAATTATTCAAGATTTCAAAAAGATTTTTGCTGATTATGACATCATTTTAGGACCGACGACAACCAGTACTGCCTATGAAATCGGTGGAAAAATCGATAATCCTATCGAAATGTATGTTGCCGATATTTTAACGGTAACAGCTAATATTGCTGGTATTCCTGCTATTTCAATCCCAGTTGGTTTTGATGGTGATGGTATGCCGATTGGTTTACAAATGCATGCCAATTCTTTAAACGAAGCAACACTCTATCAAATTGCTTCCATTTATGAAGCGGAACATGATTTTCATTTACAAAAACCATCACTTAAGGAGGGAAATTAA
- the gatB gene encoding Asp-tRNA(Asn)/Glu-tRNA(Gln) amidotransferase subunit GatB, whose protein sequence is MNFETVIGLEVHVELKTNSKIFSSSPVQYGSEPNANTNEKDWGYPGALPVLNRQVVEYGMRAALALNCEITQHMRFDRKNYFYPDNPTAYQISQNDYPIGRNGYIDIEVDGQTRRIRIERIHLEEDAGKNTHGTDNFSYVDLNRQGTPLIEIVTEADLRSPDEAYAFLEILREKIMYTGISDVKMEEGSLRCDGNISIRPYGQEAFGTKTEIKNLNSFNYVRKGLEFEEKRQANILRSGGRIQQETRRYDEATASTILMRVKEGAADYRYFPEPDLPPVYISDEWIETVKGTIPEMPDVRRKRYVEEYELPEYDAMVLTLNKDTSDFFQATVEAGADPKQASNWIMGEVSAYLNNQKVTLAETELTPENLAQMIALIDNGTISSKIAKQLFKILITEGGDAQAIVEEKGMAQLSDPAKLQPIIDDVISKNQQSVEDFKNGKDRAIGFFVGQIMKATRGQSNPQVVNELLLETLKNL, encoded by the coding sequence ATGAATTTTGAAACAGTCATCGGGCTTGAAGTCCATGTGGAATTAAAAACCAACTCAAAAATATTTTCTAGTTCCCCTGTACAGTATGGTTCAGAACCCAACGCTAATACGAATGAAAAAGATTGGGGTTATCCGGGAGCATTACCTGTTTTAAACCGTCAAGTCGTTGAATATGGTATGCGGGCAGCTCTGGCGTTAAATTGTGAAATTACACAACATATGCGCTTTGATCGTAAAAATTATTTTTATCCAGATAATCCAACAGCTTATCAAATTTCGCAAAACGATTACCCGATTGGACGCAATGGCTATATCGATATTGAGGTTGATGGTCAAACACGCCGTATTCGGATTGAACGGATTCACTTAGAAGAAGATGCTGGTAAAAACACACATGGGACCGATAATTTCTCTTATGTTGATTTAAACCGTCAAGGCACACCGCTGATTGAAATCGTCACCGAAGCCGACTTACGTTCGCCCGACGAAGCTTACGCCTTTTTAGAAATATTACGTGAAAAAATCATGTACACAGGTATTTCAGATGTGAAAATGGAAGAAGGTTCATTACGTTGTGACGGAAACATCTCCATTCGTCCTTATGGCCAAGAAGCATTCGGAACTAAAACGGAAATTAAAAATTTAAATAGTTTTAATTACGTGCGTAAAGGTCTGGAGTTTGAAGAAAAACGCCAAGCCAACATTTTACGTTCTGGTGGTCGCATTCAACAAGAAACACGTCGTTACGATGAAGCCACCGCGAGTACGATTTTAATGCGTGTTAAAGAAGGGGCAGCCGATTATCGCTATTTCCCAGAACCCGATCTACCCCCTGTCTATATAAGTGATGAATGGATTGAAACGGTTAAAGGAACTATTCCAGAAATGCCAGATGTTCGCCGTAAACGCTATGTGGAAGAATACGAATTACCAGAATATGATGCCATGGTCTTAACCTTGAATAAAGACACGTCCGACTTTTTCCAAGCAACGGTTGAAGCAGGCGCTGATCCAAAACAGGCTTCTAACTGGATAATGGGTGAAGTATCAGCTTATTTAAATAACCAAAAAGTGACTTTAGCCGAAACAGAATTAACACCTGAAAATCTGGCTCAAATGATTGCTTTGATTGATAATGGCACCATTTCATCTAAAATTGCTAAACAACTCTTTAAAATCCTCATTACTGAAGGTGGCGATGCACAAGCCATCGTAGAGGAAAAAGGCATGGCGCAATTGAGTGACCCAGCTAAACTGCAACCCATTATTGATGACGTCATTAGCAAAAATCAACAATCGGTTGAAGATTTCAAAAATGGTAAAGACCGTGCGATTGGCTTCTTCGTTGGTCAAATTATGAAAGCCACACGGGGTCAATCCAACCCACAAGTCGTTAACGAACTCCTTTTAGAAACCCTTAAAAACCTATAA
- a CDS encoding L,D-transpeptidase family protein gives MNKIIKTILGSILIVVVLYFFGVSFYLDKFVANTEFGSVDISHLTLNDAQAKIEKELSQRQVQIKENGKTVASMQLADYQPAFTLETTLANHFNNQNPLFWFSHLVQANEYENVLTNNITINQADLIENLEMQGITNDQRTPSENAQITFDEDEGFYISDSTIGNQVDYELLTEELITHLDDGDMVLDIESAYLEPEYNEDDEKVVALYDKIKAASDFDYIIEVGGDDLTITQEQIENWIYFDSNNQIIFDRELITEFVNDLNESYSTFDKERQFDSTSQGTITIPPGILGWGIEIEPTVDLIIEDLKAGVDTRREPVIYSTSGVPNSANDIGTTYVEIDLTYQMMHLYYEDELILSTNIVSGQTGTETVPGANAVIEMLRDTDLVGFNPRLEKEYKVPVSYWIRFDYIDQGIHDATWQWSFGGDVYTYSGSLGCINTPLEYMGTIYEYVEYGTPVIVY, from the coding sequence TTGAATAAAATAATCAAAACCATCCTAGGATCAATTCTTATAGTCGTCGTACTGTATTTTTTTGGTGTTAGTTTTTATTTAGATAAATTTGTCGCTAATACAGAATTTGGTTCTGTCGATATTAGTCACTTAACCTTAAACGATGCTCAAGCCAAAATTGAAAAAGAATTAAGTCAACGACAAGTTCAAATTAAGGAAAATGGTAAGACGGTTGCTTCTATGCAATTAGCTGATTATCAACCTGCTTTTACTTTAGAAACGACTTTAGCCAATCACTTTAATAATCAGAATCCTTTATTCTGGTTTTCGCATTTAGTGCAAGCTAACGAATATGAAAATGTTTTAACAAATAATATTACAATTAACCAAGCAGACTTGATTGAAAACTTAGAAATGCAAGGGATTACTAACGATCAACGGACACCGTCAGAAAATGCACAAATTACTTTTGATGAAGACGAAGGATTTTATATCAGTGATAGCACGATAGGGAATCAAGTTGATTATGAATTGCTGACGGAAGAATTAATTACGCATTTAGACGATGGTGATATGGTTTTAGATATCGAATCAGCTTATCTAGAACCTGAATATAATGAAGATGATGAAAAAGTCGTTGCTCTATACGATAAAATTAAAGCGGCTAGCGACTTTGACTATATTATCGAAGTTGGAGGCGATGACCTCACCATTACACAAGAACAAATTGAAAATTGGATATACTTTGATTCGAATAACCAAATTATTTTTGATCGAGAATTGATTACTGAATTTGTCAATGATTTAAACGAAAGCTATTCAACCTTTGATAAAGAACGTCAATTTGATAGTACTTCGCAAGGAACCATTACAATTCCACCAGGGATTCTAGGGTGGGGGATTGAAATTGAACCAACCGTTGATTTGATTATCGAAGATTTAAAAGCAGGTGTTGATACACGACGCGAACCCGTGATTTATAGCACGAGCGGTGTCCCAAATTCTGCGAATGATATTGGAACAACTTATGTAGAAATCGATTTAACGTATCAAATGATGCATTTATATTATGAAGACGAGCTCATTTTATCGACCAATATTGTGAGTGGCCAAACGGGAACTGAAACAGTTCCTGGTGCCAATGCCGTTATCGAAATGTTACGCGATACCGACTTAGTAGGGTTTAACCCACGACTTGAAAAAGAATATAAAGTACCTGTTTCTTATTGGATTCGCTTTGACTATATTGACCAAGGCATTCATGATGCCACTTGGCAATGGAGTTTTGGTGGTGATGTCTATACCTATAGTGGTTCTCTAGGGTGTATTAATACGCCTCTTGAATACATGGGCACCATCTATGAATATGTAGAATACGGGACACCTGTCATTGTTTACTAA
- the uvrC gene encoding excinuclease ABC subunit UvrC, with protein sequence MSSDQPKINETHETSAQIRDQIEQKLALLPDLPGCYLMRNRDNEIIYVGKAKNLKNRVRSYFRGAHDTKTTKLVSEIHHFETIVTNSNKEALILEINLIQKYKPIYNIRLKDGTMYPYLKITNERDPELIITNVVKKDGGIYFGPFPNVYAATNTQQLLHRVYPLRRCPKNEKRACFYYHLNQCIGPCDHEVSVETYQEQINRIKRFFNGDVSEIKKDLTAKMHTAAEKLEFELAADYRDQLDYIDTTLERQNVMSQDYDNMDVFGYTYDRGWLSIQVFMLRQGSILKRKAAIFPCYSEPEEEVTTFIARFYHEQNHIKPKGILVQSDVDHETLSEVLEISVHTPLRGKKRSMLELCEKNSKLALDEKFRLDENNQRKTIGAVTELAELLNIEQANYIEAFDHSNIQGTDSVSGMVVYRDGKPERKSYRKFKIKTVEGANEFAHTQEVIRRRYTRLLREEKPLPDLILMDGGKIQIRAARDVLENELGLSIPIAGMVKDDHHKTASLMDGYSEEILEVDRRSQAFMLIQRIQEEVHRYAISYHRQVRSKSHFASELDQIEGVGPVTRNKLLKHFKSLKRMKEASIDEYRKLGIPQSTAERVIQTLNEAK encoded by the coding sequence TTGTCTAGTGATCAACCCAAAATAAATGAAACGCACGAAACGAGTGCCCAAATACGCGATCAAATTGAACAAAAATTAGCTTTATTACCCGATTTACCTGGCTGCTACCTGATGCGTAATCGCGATAATGAGATTATTTATGTCGGTAAAGCCAAAAACTTAAAAAATCGTGTGCGGTCCTATTTTAGAGGGGCTCACGATACGAAAACGACTAAATTAGTTTCTGAAATTCATCACTTCGAAACGATTGTTACCAACAGCAATAAAGAAGCATTAATTTTAGAAATAAATTTAATTCAAAAATACAAACCGATTTATAATATCCGTTTAAAAGACGGAACGATGTATCCTTATTTGAAAATTACGAATGAACGCGATCCTGAATTGATTATCACCAATGTGGTGAAGAAGGACGGAGGTATTTATTTTGGGCCGTTTCCAAATGTTTATGCGGCCACGAATACGCAACAATTGTTGCACCGTGTATACCCATTGCGTCGTTGCCCTAAAAATGAAAAACGTGCCTGTTTTTATTATCACTTAAACCAATGTATTGGGCCTTGTGATCATGAGGTTAGTGTGGAAACGTATCAAGAACAGATTAATCGGATTAAACGTTTCTTTAATGGTGATGTCAGTGAGATTAAGAAGGACTTAACGGCTAAAATGCATACCGCCGCTGAAAAACTGGAATTTGAGTTGGCAGCTGACTACCGCGATCAACTTGATTATATTGATACAACCTTAGAACGTCAAAATGTCATGAGCCAAGATTATGATAATATGGATGTTTTTGGTTATACCTATGACCGTGGGTGGTTATCGATTCAAGTGTTTATGTTGCGTCAAGGTTCCATCTTAAAGCGAAAAGCAGCGATATTTCCTTGTTATTCTGAACCTGAAGAAGAAGTAACCACATTTATTGCACGGTTTTACCATGAACAGAATCACATAAAGCCTAAAGGGATTCTTGTGCAGAGTGATGTCGATCATGAAACCTTGTCAGAAGTTCTAGAGATTTCAGTTCATACCCCTTTACGTGGTAAGAAACGGTCGATGTTAGAGTTATGTGAGAAAAATAGTAAATTAGCTTTAGATGAAAAATTCCGTCTGGATGAAAACAACCAACGTAAAACGATTGGGGCTGTTACTGAATTAGCTGAGCTTTTAAATATTGAACAGGCCAATTATATTGAAGCCTTTGACCACTCCAATATTCAAGGGACCGACTCGGTTTCAGGGATGGTGGTCTATCGTGATGGTAAACCGGAGCGCAAAAGTTATCGTAAGTTCAAAATTAAAACCGTTGAAGGTGCCAATGAATTTGCCCATACGCAAGAAGTGATTCGGCGTCGCTATACGCGCTTACTGCGTGAAGAGAAGCCATTGCCTGATTTAATCCTAATGGATGGTGGCAAAATCCAAATTCGTGCGGCTCGTGATGTGCTTGAAAATGAATTAGGCTTATCGATTCCCATTGCAGGGATGGTTAAAGATGATCACCATAAAACGGCTTCTCTGATGGATGGATATAGTGAAGAAATTCTAGAAGTTGATCGTCGAAGTCAAGCCTTTATGTTGATTCAGCGGATTCAAGAAGAGGTGCACCGTTATGCCATTAGCTATCACAGACAGGTTCGTAGCAAATCGCATTTTGCCTCTGAATTAGATCAAATTGAAGGCGTTGGGCCGGTAACGCGCAATAAATTGTTGAAACATTTCAAGTCCCTTAAGCGTATGAAGGAAGCCTCAATTGATGAGTATCGTAAATTAGGTATCCCCCAGTCAACAGCTGAACGTGTCATTCAAACCTTAAATGAAGCCAAATAA